From one Candidatus Rokuibacteriota bacterium genomic stretch:
- a CDS encoding sigma-54-dependent Fis family transcriptional regulator — MAHRILVADDQEASRKGLSALLQAWGYEPEEAADGQEALDKAVASRPAVVITDLVMPKLDGLALLKALQAEVPFAMVIILTGHGTIETAVGATKDGAYDYLTKPVDTNRLRLLIQKALEKGAALREVSVLRRRVKDVWGHGRLVGTSRAMQEVYRLIDLAAPTSAPVLIFGESGTGKELAARTLHELGPRHDGPFVAVNCAAIPETLLESEIFGHEKGAFTGALERRVGCFELAHQGTIFLDEIGEMSPSLQAKFLRILEDGSVKRVGGKAEIRVDVRVLAATNKDPAKAIQDGKFREDLYYRLNVFAIPLPPLRDRKEDIPLLIQAFLEEFDAKYDRKVRGVDDAALSVLTAHDWPGNVRELRNIVERALIACPGELIAAAHLPAGLGERPAREPEPAGAVPPAAGPGGEVPAGVRLRDLEREAILKTLAAVNNNKTRAAQLLGISLKTLHNKLNRYGP, encoded by the coding sequence ATGGCTCATCGCATCCTCGTTGCCGACGACCAGGAGGCCTCTCGCAAGGGGCTCAGCGCGCTGCTCCAAGCGTGGGGGTACGAGCCCGAAGAGGCCGCCGACGGGCAGGAGGCGCTCGACAAGGCCGTGGCCTCTCGCCCCGCGGTGGTCATCACCGACCTCGTCATGCCGAAGCTCGACGGGCTCGCGTTGCTCAAGGCCCTGCAGGCGGAAGTCCCCTTCGCCATGGTCATCATCCTCACCGGGCACGGAACCATCGAGACCGCCGTGGGAGCCACGAAGGACGGGGCCTACGACTACCTGACCAAGCCCGTGGACACCAACCGCCTTCGCCTGCTCATCCAGAAGGCACTGGAGAAGGGGGCGGCCCTGCGCGAGGTGAGCGTGCTCCGGCGCCGCGTCAAGGATGTCTGGGGGCACGGGCGGCTCGTCGGCACCAGCCGCGCGATGCAGGAGGTGTACCGGCTCATCGACCTCGCGGCGCCGACCTCCGCGCCCGTGCTCATCTTCGGCGAGAGCGGCACGGGCAAGGAGCTGGCGGCGCGCACGCTCCACGAGCTCGGACCGCGCCATGACGGGCCATTCGTGGCGGTCAACTGCGCGGCCATCCCCGAGACCCTCCTCGAGAGCGAGATCTTCGGCCACGAGAAGGGGGCCTTCACGGGCGCGCTCGAGCGGCGGGTCGGCTGCTTCGAGCTGGCACACCAGGGGACGATCTTCCTCGACGAGATCGGCGAGATGTCGCCGTCGCTCCAGGCGAAGTTCCTCCGCATCCTGGAGGACGGCAGCGTGAAGCGCGTGGGCGGCAAGGCCGAGATCCGCGTGGACGTCCGCGTGCTGGCCGCCACCAACAAGGATCCCGCGAAGGCGATCCAGGACGGCAAGTTCCGCGAGGACCTCTACTACCGGCTGAACGTCTTCGCCATCCCGCTGCCGCCGCTGCGCGACCGGAAGGAGGACATCCCGCTCCTGATCCAGGCCTTCCTCGAGGAGTTCGACGCGAAGTACGACCGCAAGGTCCGCGGCGTGGACGACGCCGCCCTGAGCGTCCTCACCGCCCACGACTGGCCGGGCAACGTCCGGGAGCTGCGGAACATCGTGGAGCGCGCCCTGATCGCCTGTCCGGGGGAGCTGATCGCCGCCGCGCACCTGCCTGCCGGACTCGGCGAGCGGCCGGCGCGCGAGCCCGAGCCGGCGGGCGCCGTCCCTCCGGCCGCGGGCCCGGGGGGCGAGGTCCCCGCGGGCGTGCGGCTCCGTGATCTCGAGCGCGAGGCCATCCTCAAGACGCTCGCCGCCGTGAACAACAACAAGACGCGCGCGGCCCAGCTGCTGGGCATCAGCCTGAAGACGCTCCACAACAAGCTGAACCGCTACGGCCCGTGA
- a CDS encoding amidase has protein sequence MVPRLRRRGCTLTLRLRVLSIRPVDWLAFLDATAQADLVRRGEVTPLELVEAAITRIERLNPRLNAVVTPMHDLARRAAQAPPTGGAFPGVPFLLKDLGAEYAGVGFTEGSAFLAGQYIPAEDSTLVVRLKRAGLIVLGKTNTPEFGILPTTEPRLFGPARNPWDTGRSTGGSSGGSAAAVAAGLVPMAHANDGGGSIRIPASCCGLFGLKPTRARNPLGPHYGDLFSGLVVEHAVTRSVRDSAALLDATAGPEAGDPYWAPPPARPFLDEVGADPGRLRIAFTTHAASGVPIHADCVLAVQETARLCESLGHELIEAAPVVDGEEFSRAFITLWSSGCAWTIDDWARRTGRLPRPEEFEPLTWMLSESGRANSAAAYLLALQDLQRVTREVARFFERHHCWLTPTVAEPPLPLGSFDPTPEDPLNGLRRSAAFVPFTPIANVTGQPAMSVPLSWNAGGLPVGVHFVGRFGDEATLFRLAAQLEAARPWAHRCPPTGVA, from the coding sequence ATGGTACCGCGATTGCGCCGCCGAGGTTGTACCTTGACACTCCGGCTCAGGGTCCTTAGCATCCGCCCCGTGGACTGGCTGGCCTTCCTCGACGCGACAGCCCAGGCCGATCTCGTCCGGCGGGGAGAGGTCACGCCGCTGGAGCTGGTGGAGGCGGCCATCACCCGCATCGAGCGGCTGAACCCGCGGCTGAACGCGGTGGTGACACCCATGCACGACCTGGCGCGCCGCGCGGCACAGGCGCCCCCCACCGGTGGCGCCTTCCCGGGCGTGCCGTTCCTGCTCAAGGACCTCGGCGCCGAGTACGCCGGTGTCGGCTTCACCGAGGGATCGGCGTTCCTGGCCGGGCAGTATATCCCCGCCGAGGACAGCACGCTCGTCGTCCGCCTGAAGCGGGCCGGCCTCATCGTGCTGGGCAAGACCAACACGCCGGAGTTCGGGATCCTGCCGACCACCGAGCCCCGGCTCTTCGGGCCCGCGCGGAACCCCTGGGACACGGGCCGGAGCACGGGCGGCTCGTCCGGCGGGTCGGCCGCCGCCGTGGCGGCCGGGCTCGTCCCGATGGCGCATGCCAACGACGGCGGGGGCTCCATCCGCATCCCGGCCTCCTGCTGTGGGCTCTTCGGGCTCAAGCCCACGCGCGCCCGCAATCCGCTGGGTCCCCACTACGGCGACCTCTTCAGCGGGCTCGTGGTCGAGCACGCGGTGACGCGCTCCGTGAGGGACAGCGCGGCGCTGCTGGACGCCACAGCCGGGCCGGAGGCGGGCGATCCCTACTGGGCCCCGCCGCCGGCCCGGCCCTTCCTGGACGAGGTCGGCGCCGATCCCGGACGGCTGCGCATCGCCTTCACCACTCACGCGGCGAGCGGCGTGCCCATCCACGCCGACTGCGTCCTGGCGGTGCAGGAGACGGCGCGGCTCTGCGAGAGCCTCGGGCATGAGCTGATCGAGGCGGCGCCCGTCGTGGACGGCGAGGAGTTCTCGCGCGCCTTCATCACGCTCTGGTCCTCGGGCTGCGCCTGGACCATCGACGACTGGGCGCGCCGGACCGGCCGGCTGCCACGTCCCGAGGAGTTCGAGCCGCTGACCTGGATGCTCTCCGAGTCGGGGCGCGCGAACAGCGCGGCCGCCTATCTCCTCGCCCTGCAGGACCTCCAGCGCGTGACGCGCGAGGTCGCCCGCTTCTTCGAGCGGCACCATTGCTGGCTCACGCCGACCGTGGCCGAGCCGCCGCTGCCGCTGGGCTCCTTCGACCCGACGCCGGAGGATCCCCTCAACGGCCTCCGCCGTTCCGCCGCCTTCGTGCCCTTCACGCCCATCGCCAACGTGACGGGCCAGCCAGCGATGTCGGTGCCCCTGTCCTGGAACGCCGGCGGGCTGCCGGTGGGGGTGCACTTCGTGGGACGCTTCGGCGATGAGGCGACCCTGTTCCGCCTCGCCGCCCAGCTCGAGGCCGCCCGGCCCTGGGCCCACCGCTGCCCCCCTACCGGGGTTGCCTGA